In Mustela nigripes isolate SB6536 chromosome 12, MUSNIG.SB6536, whole genome shotgun sequence, one DNA window encodes the following:
- the LOC132027752 gene encoding LOW QUALITY PROTEIN: gametocyte-specific factor 1-like (The sequence of the model RefSeq protein was modified relative to this genomic sequence to represent the inferred CDS: inserted 1 base in 1 codon), with the protein MEETYIDSLDPEKLLQCPYDKNHQIRACRFPYHLIKCRKNHPDVANKLATCPFNARHQVPRAEISHHISSCDDKSCIEQDVVNQTRNLGQETLAESTWQCPLCDEDWDKDLWEQTSTPFVWXTANYCGNNSPASNIVVEHKSNLASGMRVPKSLPYVLPWKNNGNAQ; encoded by the exons ATGGAAGAAACTTACATCGATTCCCTGGACCCTGAAAAGCTATTACAATGCCCCTATGATAAAAACCACCAGATCAGGGCCTGCAGGTTTCCTTATCATCTTATCAAGTGCAGAAAGAATCATCCTGATGTCGCAAACAAATTGGCTACTTGTCCCTTCAATGCTCGTCACCAGGTTCCTCGGGCCGAAATCAGTCATCATATCTCAAGCTGTGATGATAAAAGTTGTATTGAGCAGGATGTTGTCAACCAAACCAGGAACCTTGGACAAGAGACTCTGGCTGAGAGCACATGGCAGTGCCCTCTTTGCGATGAAGATTGGGATAAAGATCTGTGGGAACAGACCAGCACCCCATTTGTCT GCACAGCCAACTACTGTGGCAACAACAGCCCTGCAAGCAACATAGTTGTGGAACATAAGAGTAACCTGGCTTCAGGCATGCGTGTTCCTAAGTCTCTGCCATATGTTCTGCCATGGAAAAACAATGGAAATGCACAGTAA